In Eupeodes corollae chromosome 3, idEupCoro1.1, whole genome shotgun sequence, a single genomic region encodes these proteins:
- the LOC129950810 gene encoding protein NYNRIN-like translates to MVEFREVAEKRYLCCHQSRSTLRRIAVYVAGPFPETNNRNRYILVVMDYFSQCPEAYAIPNQEAKTVVDQIVFNWVSRFGVPSELHSDQGRNFESNIFQEVCGLLDIIKNTRITALHPQSEGIVERFNRTLKEHLCKVVDDNQRDWDRHIILFLMAYRSAKHSSTDHNPSDILIGRNTRLPSEIKFGCPTSEPQAEDDYIGDLRERLLQ, encoded by the coding sequence ATGGTGGAGTTTCGGGAGGTTGCCGAAAAGCGATACCTGTGCTGCCACCAAAGTCGGAGCACCCTTCGAAGGATTGCAGTATACGTGGCGGGTCCATTTCCGGAAACAAATAATAGAAATCGTTATATTCTTGTCGTCATGGATTACTTCAGCCAGTGTCCTGAAGCATACGCCATTCCAAACCAAGAAGCCAAAACAGTCGTAGACCAAATTGTCTTCAACTGGGTGAGCAGATTCGGCGTTCCATCAGAACTGCATTCTGATCAGGGAAggaattttgaatcaaacataTTTCAGGAAGTTTGTGGGCTTCTTGACATTATCAAGAATACAAGAATAACAGCACTCCACCCACAATCTGAAGGCATCGTCGAACGATTCAACCGAACCCTGAAGGAACATCTTTGCAAAGTTGTGGATGACAACCAACGAGATTGGGATCGACACATTATACTGTTTTTGATGGCGTATCGAAGTGCAAAACATAGCTCAACTGACCATAATCCGTCTGACATTTTGATAGGAAGGAACACCAGACTGCCGAGCGAAATAAAATTTGGATGTCCCACGTCGGAGCCGCAAGCCGAGGATGACTACATTGGTGACCTCAGAGAAAGACTCCTGCAGTGA